The proteins below are encoded in one region of Aequorivita iocasae:
- the kdsA gene encoding 3-deoxy-8-phosphooctulonate synthase: protein MKLNLIPKIKHTTSNNFFLLAGPCAIEGEEMAMQIAEKIVKITDALEIPYIFKGSFKKANRSRIDSFTGIGDEKALKILRKVSETFDLPTVTDIHEVSDATMAAEYVDVLQIPAFLVRQTDLVVAAAETGKVVNLKKGQFMSPESMKHAVTKVTDCNNEQVLITDRGTMFGYQDMIVDFRGIPTMKQYAPVVLDVTHSLQQPNQSAGVTGGRPEMISTIARAGIATGADGIFIETHFDPTNAKSDGANMLNLNLLEKLLTDLVAIRKTINQL, encoded by the coding sequence ATGAAACTTAATTTAATCCCAAAAATAAAACACACAACTTCCAACAATTTCTTTCTCCTCGCCGGTCCCTGCGCCATTGAAGGCGAAGAAATGGCAATGCAGATTGCCGAAAAGATTGTAAAAATTACAGATGCCCTCGAAATTCCATACATCTTTAAAGGAAGTTTTAAAAAAGCAAACCGAAGCAGAATCGATAGTTTCACGGGAATTGGCGATGAAAAAGCTTTGAAAATCCTCCGCAAAGTTTCTGAAACTTTTGACCTTCCCACCGTTACCGATATTCACGAAGTGAGTGATGCAACAATGGCTGCGGAATACGTGGATGTTTTACAGATACCGGCTTTTTTGGTACGCCAAACAGATTTGGTGGTTGCTGCCGCCGAAACTGGAAAAGTAGTGAATTTGAAAAAAGGACAATTCATGAGCCCGGAAAGCATGAAGCATGCCGTAACCAAGGTTACAGATTGCAATAACGAACAAGTACTGATTACAGATCGCGGAACCATGTTCGGCTATCAGGATATGATTGTAGATTTTCGGGGTATTCCCACAATGAAACAATACGCCCCCGTTGTTTTGGACGTTACCCACAGTTTGCAACAGCCCAACCAAAGTGCTGGCGTTACAGGTGGTAGGCCCGAAATGATTTCAACAATTGCGAGAGCGGGAATAGCTACCGGCGCCGATGGAATTTTTATTGAAACCCACTTTGACCCAACAAACGCAAAAAGCGATGGTGCCAATATGCTAAATTTAAACCTACTTGAGAAGTTATTAACGGATCTTGTAGCTATAAGAAAAACCATCAATCAATTATAG
- the typA gene encoding translational GTPase TypA, which yields MKIKNIAIIAHVDHGKTTLVDKIMHHCSLFRENENTGELILDNNDLERERGITITSKNVSVVYKDTKINIIDTPGHADFGGEVERVLNMADGVLLLVDAFEGPMPQTRFVLQKAISLGLKPCVVVNKVDKENCTPDEVHEAVFDLMFELGAEEWQLDFPTVYGSAKHNWMSEDWKNQTETIEPLLDMVLEHIPSPKVEEGTVQMLITSLDFSSFTGRIAIGRLQRGVLKEGMQIALVKRDGSKVKSKIKELHTFEGLGRKKVAEVQAGDICALVGLEGFEIGDTVADAENPEALKTIAIDEPTMSMLFTINDSPFFGKDGKFVTSRHIKERLEKELEKNLALRMQPTDSADKFMVFGRGVLHLSVLIETMRREGYELQIGQPQVIIKEIDGVKCEPVEEMTIDLPETVSGTAINMVTIRKGEMLSMEGKGERMICKFIIPSRGIIGLRNQLLTATAGEAIMTHRFLEYQPLKGGIPERQNGSLVSMETGQAIPYSIDKLQDRGRFFVNPNEDIYEGQVIGENTRQDDMSVNITKTKKLSNVRSSGADDKARIIPAIKFSLEEALEYIQKDEYVEVTPNHLRLRKIYLKEVDRKRNKL from the coding sequence ATGAAAATTAAAAACATCGCCATTATTGCACACGTTGACCACGGTAAAACCACCTTGGTTGATAAAATTATGCACCACTGTAGCCTTTTTCGTGAAAACGAAAACACTGGCGAACTTATCTTGGATAATAACGATTTGGAACGCGAACGCGGAATTACCATTACTTCAAAAAACGTTTCCGTTGTTTATAAAGACACTAAAATAAACATTATCGATACCCCTGGTCACGCCGATTTTGGTGGCGAAGTGGAGCGTGTATTGAACATGGCAGATGGTGTTCTTCTTTTAGTTGATGCTTTTGAGGGCCCGATGCCGCAAACACGTTTCGTGCTTCAAAAGGCGATTTCGCTTGGGTTGAAGCCTTGCGTGGTTGTAAATAAAGTGGATAAGGAAAACTGTACGCCAGATGAAGTACACGAAGCGGTATTTGATTTAATGTTTGAATTGGGCGCAGAAGAGTGGCAACTAGATTTCCCAACCGTTTATGGTTCTGCAAAGCACAACTGGATGAGCGAAGACTGGAAAAACCAAACCGAAACTATTGAGCCGTTGCTTGATATGGTATTGGAACACATTCCATCACCAAAAGTGGAGGAAGGTACCGTGCAGATGTTGATTACCTCCTTGGACTTTTCGTCTTTTACAGGGCGTATCGCAATCGGTCGTTTGCAGAGAGGCGTTTTAAAGGAAGGAATGCAGATAGCCTTGGTGAAACGAGATGGTAGTAAAGTAAAATCAAAAATAAAGGAACTTCATACTTTTGAAGGTTTGGGCCGTAAAAAAGTTGCTGAAGTACAAGCGGGCGATATTTGTGCGTTGGTAGGCTTGGAAGGTTTTGAAATTGGCGATACCGTTGCCGATGCCGAAAACCCCGAAGCACTTAAAACCATTGCCATTGACGAGCCTACAATGAGTATGCTTTTCACAATTAACGATTCTCCTTTCTTTGGAAAGGATGGAAAGTTTGTTACTTCGCGCCACATTAAGGAGCGCCTTGAAAAGGAATTGGAAAAAAACCTTGCCTTGCGCATGCAACCAACGGACAGTGCTGATAAATTTATGGTTTTTGGCCGTGGGGTTTTGCACCTTTCGGTTTTGATTGAAACAATGCGCCGTGAAGGATACGAACTTCAAATCGGGCAGCCTCAAGTAATCATTAAAGAAATTGACGGCGTAAAATGTGAGCCGGTTGAGGAAATGACCATCGATTTGCCCGAAACAGTAAGTGGAACTGCCATTAATATGGTAACCATCCGTAAAGGGGAAATGTTGAGCATGGAAGGAAAAGGGGAGCGAATGATCTGTAAATTCATCATACCATCCCGTGGAATTATCGGTCTTAGAAACCAGTTACTTACTGCAACTGCGGGTGAGGCTATTATGACACACCGTTTTCTTGAATACCAACCTTTGAAAGGAGGGATTCCTGAAAGACAGAACGGAAGTTTGGTTTCTATGGAAACGGGGCAAGCCATACCGTACTCAATTGATAAATTACAGGATCGTGGACGTTTCTTCGTAAATCCTAACGAGGATATTTACGAAGGGCAGGTTATTGGTGAAAACACTCGCCAAGACGATATGTCGGTAAACATTACCAAAACCAAAAAGCTATCAAACGTACGTTCTTCGGGAGCTGACGATAAGGCACGAATTATTCCCGCTATTAAATTTTCTTTGGAAGAAGCGTTGGAATACATACAAAAAGACGAATACGTCGAGGTAACGCCAAACCATTTAAGACTTCGAAAAATATATTTGAAGGAAGTGGACCGCAAGCGTAATAAATTGTAG